In the Aggregatilinea lenta genome, GCGATTCCCAGTTGTCTTCAACGAAGCGGATGTCATGCTCGCGCGGGTCGATGCCGAGCGCTTCCAGGCTCGCCAGATAGAGTTCCTGCGGATTGCCGGGATCGGGCTTGAGGATTACCTGATATTGGTAAAAGAGTTGCATACGGTTCGGATTTTCGCCGTAGCGGCCATCGTCGGGGCGCACGGACGGTTCGACGTAGCCGACGCGCCAGGGTTCCGGGCCGAGCACGGCCAGCAGAGTCGCCGGGTTGCCGGTCCCCGCGCCGACCTGCACGTTATACGGCTGCCAGATCACGCAGCCCTGGTCCGCCCAGAACTGGTGCAGCGTCATAATCACGTCTTGAAACGAGAGCGGTTTGGGCATGAGTATTGACCTCGGATGGTTCGTGTGATGGTTCGTGTGGAGCCACGTTGAACAGAACGCGGGCATTATAACACAGCTACGGCGCGAACCGCAGCGATCAGCCGTGAGCCGTAGCAAAGGCAGCGTCAAACCGGGTTCCGCCACAAAGCAGATCCCACACGCCCCAAAATCACCGTTCGGAGACATGGGTAACACATTGACGCTCTTGCTCTTGGCTCATCGCTAACGGCTAACGGCTAATGGCTGACTAGGAAAAAGGGGCTATGCCGGGAACGAATCAGGGTCGAAAAACGTATAACCTTCATAGACCGCGTAAGATAAAAAATGAGGCCCCACTCATGGAACGCTCGCGCTCCCGCTTTATTTCGATCTGGATCGTGATCACGCTGCTGATGGTCGCGCTGCTGGCAATGGCACTGTTTTCCTTCACGCAGACCGAAGCGGCGGACAGTGATGCCGACGCCGTCGAAGCGCTGGTCGAGCAGATGCAGGCGGCGGTGCTGGCCGGGGATCGGGAGGCGTACACGGCGCTCGTGGACTGGTTCGATCCCGTCTTCGCGCTGGAGCACACGCGCTGGATCGACGATTGGGCCGACGATCACCCCGTGGACGAGTTCGCGCTGAATGCGGACCGGCTCGTCGTGATCGACGACACGGCGACCGCCGAGCTGATGATGCGCTGGTCGGTCGAAGGCGATGCGCAGGCGCATCAGGCCCAGTTTCCGGTGACCTTCACGCGCGGGGAAGATGGCGCGTGGCGCTACGCGGGCGAGCAGTGGACCGTCACCGACGGCGACGGCTTCCGCGTGCTGGCCGTGCCAGGCCTGGAAGACGCCGCCGCGCTGACCGCCGATTCGTTCCCGGCGATCTGGGACTACGCCACGGACGCGCTGGACTTCACGCCCGACGGCACGACCGAAATCAAGCTCTACGGCGACGGTTGGTCGCTCGTGGCGACGGTCGAACTCAGCCTGCCGCTGATCGCCGGGTGGAACGAACCGGGTGAAGCGCTCAAGCTGGTGGGCGATACGGCCACCCTCACGCCGGAGCGTATCGACTATGTGCTGGCACACGAGCTGACGCACAAGATCAGTTTTGAGATGGCCGGGCAGGCGCACGGCGCGATGCCGTGGTGGCTGGAAGAGGGCCTCGCGGAGCACGTCGCCGCCGGGTACGCGGGCGGGACAGACGATGGTCACCTGGAAGTCGTGAGCGCGCTGGCCGCGCAGGATGCGCTCGTGCCGTGGGACGACATCGCGGATTGGGAGACCACGCCCGTGGACCTGTGGCCGTATGTGTACCCACAAGGTGAGGCGTTCGTGGATTACGTGACTGACGAGTTCGGCGTAGACACGCGCAACGCGTGGGTCATGAACATGGCGCAGGGCACGCCGCTCGACGACGCGACCGAAACGGTGCTCGGCATGCCATTCGATCAGCTTGACGGCAGCTTTACCGTTTGGGTGGCGGAGTTGGCATCCGTGACGCCGTCCTGACGCCCGCGCCGCACTCCGCTAAGCTCCTGCTCGTACGTCTTGAGCTGCTCGTAGGTCACCCCCGCCCCGCCGCACACGATCACCAGCACGTTTTTCGCGCCGCGCAGCAGGGCCGCGTTGTCGTAGACCAGTGACAGCGCCGCGCCGCACGCTGGCTCGACTACCACGCGCATATCATCCGCGAACTGCAAACAGGCGCTCACCGCGCTCGAATCGCCCACGACGACCGGCGCAATCGTATGCTTTGTGGTCCAGTCGAGCGCCTTCGGCGTGACGGTCTTCGCGCCGAGCGTGCTGGCGATCGACGTGATCGCGGGCAGCGTTTCCAGCGTGCCGGACGCGATCGAAGCCGCGAACGAGGCCGCACCGCGTGTCTCCACCGCGATGACCGGCACGTCCGCCCACGCGTGGCGGTGCATGCCTTCCAACACACCGCACAGCAGCCCGCCGCCGCCCACCGCGACGATGACCAAGTCTGGCTTGGGGCACTGCTCGGCGGCTTCGTCGATCAGCGTGGCGTGCCCGTCCCAGATGGCCGGGTTATCGAACGGGTGGATGTATGCCGCGCCGCGCTCCTCGACCAGCTTGCGCGCCAGGGCGTCCGCGTCATCCCACGCCGCGCCGTGCACGATCACCTCTGCGCCTTCGCTTTCGATGCGCTGGCGGGCGGTCGTTCCGGTCGATTCAGGCACGACAACGGTTACCGGCACGCCCAGCACGCGCCCGGCGTAAGCGGCGGAATAGCCCGCATTGCCGCCGGACGACGAGATGAGCGCGGTCTGGCCTGCTTCCACCGCGCGCCTGCACAGCGCCCCGATGCCGCGCGCCTTGAAAGAGCCGGTCGGCTGGTAACACTCCATCTTCAGAAACACGCGCCGGTTCAGACGCGCGTTGATGGCGGGATTTTCGTACATGGGCGTGCGAATATACAGCGGAGGCGTGATCATACGCATCTATCCTTGCGCTTTCGGCTTGTTCTCGTCCGGCAGCACGGTCACCATATAGGGCGCGGCGGCCTGCTGGTAATCTTTCCGATCCAGCGTATAACACGCCAGCTCGGTCCCGTAGTAGGTCCCCATGCCGGTATACGTCATGCCAATCTTTTCCATCACCCGGCGTGAGGCGGTGTTTTCCGGCACGGCCAGCGCCATGATCCGCTCCAGCCCGACGCGCTCGAAGCCAAAGCGCAAGCTGGCTCGCGCTGCTTCCGTGACGAGACCCCGGCCCCAGTACGGCCTGGCGATGGCATACGCCAGCTCGATGTCCGGCACATCCGGCAGGCGCTGAATGCCGCAGTGCCCGATCAGCGTATGTTCCTCGCGTAGGATGACCGCCCACAGCCCGTAGCCGTACGCACCCCAATGGGTGTGCACGCGGTCGAGCAGCATCAGCACGCGCTCCATCGGCAGCGGCGCGCCGCCGGGCAGATAGCGCATCACGTCCGCGTCGTCGAAGATCGCGTGAAAGTACGGCACGGCGTCCTCCGGGACGAACGGACGCAGTGTCAGACGGGCAGTGTCAATTTGAGCCAGCGGCATGGGCCTTCTCTCCGGTAGAGCCAGGCAGCTTATCCCAATTCATCCAGAAACGACGATACGATCTGCTGAAACTCCGCCGGGTGATCCATGTTGGACAGGTGCGCCGCGTCGTCAATGAGGACCTTCCGAGCGGACGGAATGTGCGCGACCATATAGTCGGCGGCAGCCAGCGTAAACGGCTCGTCGTGCACGCCCACGATGATCAGCACCGGGACGGCCAGCTCGTCCAGACGCTCCGCCGCTGGCATTTCGACATTGGGCAGTTGCTTGCCCAGCTCCTTCGCCTCGTGGCTGAGCGCAATGCGATTCATGTCATAGGCTAGTTGGCGCATGGCCTGATCCACCTGATCGGGCGTGCGTCCCCTGCCGTCAAACCAGATCTGCACCTCAAGCTCGGCGGTCCGATCCAGGTCGCCCGCTTCGTACGCTGCTTCGACCTCGGCAAACAGGGGCGACCCCGGCACGTCGAGCTTTAGCCCGCCCGGCCCTGAATCGACCATGATCAGCGCCTTCGCCCGGGTGGGATGCGTCAGGGCGAAGTCCATCGCCAGCCTGCCGCCCATCGAGCAGCCTATCAGAACCACCGGCTGATGCACATCCAGGGTATCGAGCAGCGCGGTCAGATCCGCCAGATGGCTAAACGCCCCCTCCACCGGCTCGCTTTGCCCGAACCCACGCTGGTCGTAGCGCACGACGCGGCAGCGCCGCGCGAAGTACTCGAACTCATTGTTCCATTGGCGATGATCCGCCACGCCCGCATGGATCATCACCAACGGCTGGCCCTCGCCCGCGATTTCGTAGTAGATCCGCGCGCCGTTGATCGGGGCGAATCCAGCCTGGGTATCAGGTGCGGCCATGTCTGCCTCCTTGGCTCAACTTCCAGATCATAGCAGGCGGCCTTCAAATGCCCGAAACGGCTCAACTTACCCCGGCGGAGCGGCGGCCTCGCTGGCGAGGTAGATCACCCCGGTGAAGTCGACGGCATCCGGTTGGAGCGACGCCGCTGCGCCAGCGTCACCGTAAAACGTCGCCAGCAGAAAGGCCGTCGCCATGTGGTCGATCAGATCGTGCGCGCGTGCCATGTCCCATACCGGGTCGGAGCAGCGGTCGAAGGCGGCGCGCTCCATCAGCGGCGTGCAGGCATTGGCGAACAGCAGGTGCTCGGCGTTTTCAAACACCACGAGGTGCCTGGTGGCGCTGGAGAGGCCGGTGTAAGCGGTGTAGGCGTCGCGGGGCGGATAAGTCGTGCTGTCCGCCGAGCCTACCATAATCATGGCCGGAATTGTGACATTTGCCAAGCCCGCCGCGCCAAAGATCGGCGCGTTCCACGGCGCGAGCGCGACGATGGCCTGAATGCGCGGATCGGTTGTGGGCGGCCACAGCCCATCCGGCGGCGCGTCGAGGCCACGCAGATCCGCGATCTCACCCGCACGGTTCTGCAGGAAGCACACCATCTCATGCACGGACACGCGCTGGCGGATCGTCAGCGCATCTGGCTCAGGGCTGCTCGGCGCGAGAGTTGTGTAGGTGGGATCGGCGCACCAGTCACTCAGCGCGCCGAAGTCCATCTGGGCGCCGCCCGCCGCCAGCGCGGTGTTCCCGCCAAAGGAGTGGCCCATCACCGCGACGTTCTGCCCATCGACCACGCCCACCAGCGGACTATCTACGCCGGTTATGAAGTCGATCTCGGCCAGCACGTCCAGCGGGCGATAGGCGTAGCTGTCCGTGATATCGTTGACGTCGTTGCCACCCAGCAGCGAATCGGCCAGCGTATTGCCGAGATGATCCGCCGAGATCACTACGAAGCCGTACGAGGCGAGGTGCTCCATCAGGTAGAGGCTTTGCAGGCGGAAGCCGCCGCTGCCGTGCGAAAACACCACCAGCGGGTAGGGGCCGTTGTCCGCGTCCGGGGCGGCGTCGCGCAGGGCGTTACCGTCCAGCGCGAGCACGCCGTAGCGGTATTCGGCCTGTTGATCGGCGTTGTCGGGGTTGAGCGCAGGATACCAGATGGTCGCTTCGAGCGGGCGGTCCGGCTGCGGCACGATGACGTCCTGCGTGCCGACGGCATAGGGGCCACGTTGGGCGTATTGGGGTGCGTCGGGGCGCCGGGCGTCTGCGCCGGGCGCGAACGGGAACAAGCCAAACAGCAGCACAACGATCACGAACACACGACGCAGCAAGTCGCCCTCCTTACATAGGCTAAAGGCGCATCAAAGCTCCTCGCGGCGAAGACGCCGCAAAAACTCCACACTCTGCAAGCGTTGTTCCAGCACGTACGTGATGTAGCCGAGCGAGTGCGTTTCCAGCTCGCGGTGCAGGTCCGGCCCCAGCCGCAGACCCTTGACGGCGTCCCAGGGCTGCTTCTGCATGTAGCGCATCGACTTGAGCGCGTTGAGGCTGATCGGCGCGCCGCGACTGCCGCCGGAGTGATCGGGGCAAATGACCCCGCCATCCGTCACGCTGAAGAACTGATCCTGGGGCGTCAGGCCTTCCTGGCCGACGGCACAGTGGTGCAGCGCAGGTGCGAAGCCCGCCATGCCCAGCAGCGCCAGCTCGTAATAGCGCGCCACGAGACGCGGATCGATGTCGGTGCACAGCCAGCCGAGCGCGTTGTTCAGCAGGTCAAACTCGGCGCGGCTGGCGTCCTGTTCGGCGGTGAAGCGATCGAGCAGCTCGACGAAGTGGCTGGCGTAGGTCGCACGCACGAGGTCCTCGCGCAGGGGCAGAAACGACTCTTTCATCTCCGCCTGCGTCACGATGTGCAGCTCGCGCCCGCGTGAGATAAGCATATCGACCCGCGCGTACAGCTCCACGTGGCCGGTCTTGCGCGCGGCGGTCTTACGCGCACCCTTGGCGATGGCGCGCAGCTTGCCGTGGCCGGGCGTCAGCAGCGTCAGCAGACGGTCGGCCTCACCGAAGTCCTGCCGCCGCAGCACGATCGCCTCCGTGCGAAAGACACGCTCGCGGGTTGCCACGTTCAGTCCGCCGCCTCCCCGTGTTCGACTTCAACCAGATCCGCCGGGCCAAACCCGTAGGGCAGCAAATCCTTGAGCGGCCCCTCAAAGCTGGACCTGCCTTGCGGATCGGCGGTGATGACCCACATCTCCGGGCCAAACTCGTACAGAAACTGGCGGCAGATGCCGCATGGCATGGCCGCGTTGCCGGTCACAATCGCCACCGCGCGGAAGCGACGCTCGCCTTCGCTGATCGCTTTCACGGCGGCGGTGCGCTCGCCGCAAATGGTCGCGCCGTAGGACGCGCTCTCGACATTGCAGCCGCTGTAAACCGTGCCGGAGTCGCCCAGGATCGCCGCGCCCACCGTGAAGTTGGAATAGGGCGCGTAAGCATTTTTACGCGCGCTGGCAGCGGCGTCGATCAGGCTGCGGCGCTGCTCGTCAGTCAGGGGAGAAAGGCTGGAAGTCATCGTGCTTCGCTCTCGTCATAAAACGGTCGTTTGTGCGTTTGAGGAAAGGGTAATTATATCTCAAACGGGTCTCTCGCGCCGTAAAATAAGCGAAGCCGGGCCGGGAATTGGCCTCAGAGACTTTTGAGTTTTTAGGAAACGGGAGCGTAGAAAAAGAAACGTCACCCCCACGCGCTAACGCTCGTTTCCGGCGTCCCCGCGCATCGGATTGGAGAGGGGCCAGGAGGTGCGGTGCTCCTGGCGCAACGACGGTTTAGCCGTTCACGGCGTAAAAGCGCACAACACGCTCTAAAGGAACGTGGCGATCGCGTCCAGGGGCTTGCGCTGAAGGTCGGGCACGGCGGCGTCCTCGGCGGGGTAGCCGGTCACCAGCAGCAGGAACGGACGCTCGTTGTCGGGCCGGTCGAGGATGGTGTTGAGGAATTCCATCGGGCTGGGCGTGTGGGTGAGGGCCGCCAGCCCGGCGTGATGCAGCGCCGCGATCAGCAGGCCGGTCGCAATGCCCACCGATTCGTGCGCATAATAATGCTTGATCTGCCCGCCGTCCGGCGTGACGCCGTAGCGCTGCACGAAGATCGCGATCAGGTACGGCGCGGTTTCGAGGAACGGTTTGTGCTCGTCCGTGCCAAGCGGAGCGAGGGCGTCGAGCCATTCCTGGGTGGCGCGGCGCGTGTAAAACTCGTGCTCCTCGGCTTCCGCCGCCTCGCGGATCTGGCGCTTGATCGCCGCGTCCTGCACGACGACGAACGACCACGGCTGCAGGTGCGCGCCGCTGGGGGCGGTGCCCGCCGTGCGCACGCAGTGCTCGATGATGTCGCGCGGCACGGCCCGGTCGGAGAAGGTGCGCACCGTGCGGCGGCGGTTCATCTCAGCGTAGAAATCCGCCGCGCGCTGCCGCATCTCCTCGACGGGATACTGCGCTGCGGCCAACGGAATCAGGGTCTGCTCGCTCATAACAGCCTCAACAGGTTTTGGCGCCGCAAAGCGCCTGCTCTTCAATCTGGCGACGCCGCCGGTTCCTCGCGCACGTCCTCCAGCGCTTCGGACCTGGGCACGCGCTGCACGCGGATCTTGCGGATACGGCGGTCGTCCACGGTGAGCACCTCCATCTTCAAGTGATCGTCCGTTTCGATCTGCTCACCGATGATCGGCACCTTGCCGAGCGTGCTGAAGATGTAGCCGCCGAGCGTGTCGCTCTCGTCGGTGGGCAGCTCCACGTCCAGCAGGCGGTTGAGGTCGTCCAGGTCGATCCCGGCGTCGAAGATGTACTCGTCGTCGTTAACTTTCTCCCAGACTTCTTCCTCGTTCACGTCGTACTCGTCACGGATCTCGCCCACGATCTCCTCGATCAGGTCTTCGAGCGTGACCAGCCCCGCCGTGCCGCCGTATTCGTCCACCACGATCGCCAGGTGAATCTTGCGCTGCTGAAGCTCGGTCAGCAGGTCGCCCGCCTTTTTCGTTTCAGGCACGAAGTAGGCCGGGCGCAGGATGTCGCGCAGGGAGCGGTCGTAGTCCTGGTTCTGCCACATCAGCAGCAGGTCCTTGGCGTAGAGCAGGCCGCGAAGGTGGTCGATGTTGTCCTCAAAGACGGGGATGCGCGAGTGCCCGGCCTCCACGATGGTCGAGAGTGCCTTGGGCAGCGGCGTGGAGATGTCCAGCGCGACGAGGTCAATGCGCGGCACCATCACTTCACGCACCAGAGTGTCGCCGAACTGGAAGATGGAGTAGATCATCTCCTTCTCGTCGAATTCAATTGCGCCGCCTTCGGACCCGGCATCGACCATCATCTTGATCTCTTCTTCGGTGACCAGTGACGCGGACGCCAGCCCAGTCAGCGGCGCAGCAAGCCGGTTGCTGATCCACTGCGCGGCGCGCGTCAGCGGCGAGAATACCCCAGACAGCCCGCTGATCAGCCCGGCAGCCCAGATCGCCAGATCGTCGGCATGCCCCAGCGCGACGTTGGCCGGGATCATCTCACCAAACACCAGCGTCAGCAGTGCTACCACCAGCAGCACGCCGCCGTAGGCCAGCACGTCCGCCAGGGTCGCGTTCAGATCATCGCGGACCAGCCCGTCACGCAGCGGCGGGATGAGCACCGCCACGGTGATGAGCGCAATCGAGAAGTGAACCAGCAGGGTGATTACCTGCTGCGAGGCCAGGATACGCGTCGCGTCGTTCGCCAGCGTCAGCGCGCGGGAAGCGCGCCGGTCGCCTTCTTCAGCAAGGTCCTTGAGCCGGGCCTTGTGCGCGTTGATCAGGGAGGCGTACGCCATCTTGAAGACGGCGTTCAGCGCAATAAGCCCGACCAGTGCCAGAAGTCCGGTTAAGCTACTGTCCACAGACTATTCCTTTGATATGTGGGGATCGCGCACAGCGCGGGTTGGGAGCAGCAGACACGGCAAAGCAGCCGCGGGTATGCAAACACATACCGCCGCCGGGAAGGGTGGCTACAAAACACCGTATGAATGGGGAACGTTCGGGAGGCTCTTCAGATTGGCTTAGCATCATACACTACATAACCGTGAGTGCGGCCTAGGTGCGCGCCGCTACTTGGAGGCATTGTACCATACTTGCTTGAGGCGTCAAAGACCTGGGGAGTTAGGCAAGGGATTAAACCGGCATGATAAATTGATTTACCGGCAAGCTGCCACCGGGACGCAGATCTCTTAACCGTGCTGAGCTTATTTTGTCTTGAGCTTTCTACCACACTTTCTCACGCGAGTGTAGGGAAATAGCCTGATTTCGTCGCTGTTCAGCCGCCATTCATCGGCTATAATGTGGGATATCAAGGCGGCTTTTTTGGATAATGAGGGATTTTCACTCCTCCCATGCACCGGCAGCGCTGGCGTTTGTTGTGGATCTGGGTGGGGGTGTTGGTAGCAGGTTGTGGTCCGGTCTGGTCGTCAAATAACACTCCGGCCCCAACCCGTAATCCTACGCTCCCGCTATTTGGGTATACCCTGCCTCTGCTCCTGTCGCCTACGCCCTGGTCGATTCACACTGCCACCCCGCTGATCCCGGTGGACGCTGCTACGCCGACCGCCTCGCCCTACGCCTTCTACCTGCGCGCCGGCGCTCCCACCTGTTACGAGACCCCGCTGGGCAGCCTGATCTGCCTGGGGCAGGTCTATAACACGCTTGAAGCCCCGCTGGAAAATGTGATCGTGAACGTGACGCTGATCTCCCGCGAGGGCATCCCGCTGGACGACGCGTCCGCGCTGCTCGCCCGGGCGATCCTGCCCGCCGGCGCGCGCGGCCCCTACCGCGTGATCTTCGACAGCGTGCCCGCCGGATACGAGAGCGCCATCGCCGCGATCGACGCCGCCGAGGTCGCCATCGACGCCGAACATCGCTACGCCGACCTGGAGCTGCGCGAGGTCGCCGTGGTCTTCAACGAGCAGCAGTTCAAGGTGACGGTGTCCGTCGCCAACCGCAGCCGCCAGCCCGCCGACGAGCTGGTGCTGACGGTCACACTGCTGGATCGCAGCGGGCGGGTGACGGGCTTCCGGCAGGTGACGCTGGAGGACAACTACGCGCTGGCGCCCAACCAGCCTATGTCGCTAACCATCGGCGTGATCCCCCAGGGGCCGAACACGGTCTCGTTCGACGCCTTCGCCGAGGGGCTGTTGGTGTCCACGCCAGCGCCGAATTGAGTTAAGGACAGTTTTTAGCGGTCAGTTGGTAGTGGTTGGTTCATGCGGAGGAGCGACGAGGCCGCGTCTTGTCAGGTAATCAGCCTTCATAGTCCGGTGAATCGAGTTCGAGTTCATCCAGCACGAGTATCAAAATTTCTGTAACGCGCTTAAGCCGCATATCGTTCGTTAAAAAGGCATTACAATCCGCGTCAATCGCAGAGGCAATATGAAGCGCATCCGGCGCGCGCAGATTATACCGGGCACAAAGATCGGCTGCGGACTCTGTGACACGAGCCGTAATGGGAAGAAGCTGGAAATCAGCATTTTCCACCAGAATATTGTGATACCGTTGTTTAAGGGGATCATTCCCTTTTCGCAGGGGGTGGATCAGCACTTCTGTCAGCGTCAACACTCAATTGTATACCGCTAGAGATTTGGTTTCTATAGCTGCGATAACAGCATCCATCCGTGCGATATAGTTGGGATTCACTTCGACATAATAAATTAAGCGGCGCAGTTTCGATATACAGCCTCCGCGTCGTGCTCAATACCTCAGTGAGTCTCACGAATGTTCGCCCCACCCGTCACGAAGCTCGTCAATGTAGGTTCCTACATCTACGCCCTGCCAAATATCGGCTCCCAGGCCACGAAGCTCGGATAGACGATGTGACTTTTGAGGTGCTGTTTTCGGCGTCTCAGGCAGAACAAGCGCATCAATCAGGAGTTTTATCAGCTCTTTTTGCTCCTGCCGACTCAGTCCTTTGGCCTGTTCCACGATTTCGGTGAGTGTCATGGTGGTTTACCTCACTACGCAGGATGAGATCTATTGTAACGCAATCCGCAACGAGTAGATCTCACTCCGTATTCACCGCTCGCGTGAGGGCGGCCCATTCCTCCAGCGTCAGCGTCTCGGCGCGGCGGCTCGGATCGACGCCCGCCTGGGATAACAGCTCGTCGGCGCGTGCCTTGTTGAGGCTGAGGCCGCTGCTGAGCGAATTGCGGAGCTGCTTGCGCTTCTGGCTGAACCCCGCCCGCACCACGCGGAAAAACGCCTGTTCGCTGGGCACCTCGACGGGCGGCACAGCATATACGTCGATGCGCACCACTGCCGACTCGACGTCAGGCCGGGGCCAGAACGCCGCCGGGTTGAGCTTCGCCACGATCTCCGGTTGGCCGTAAAATTGCACGCTGACGGCTAACAGACTGAAGTCGCCGGGCGCGGCGGCAAGACGTTCCGCCACCTCGCGCTGTACGGTGAGCACCATCCGCTCCGGGCGCGGTCCCTGTTCGAGCAAACGCCGCAGGATCGCGCTGGTGATGTAGTAGGGCAGGTTCGCCACCACCGTGTACGGCGCGTCGCCGACCAGCGCGCGCAAGTCGATCTCCAAAATGTCGCCGTGCAGCACCTCGACGTGGGGCTGCGCGGCGAACTCCTGCTGGAGCAGCGGCACGAGCCGGTCGTCCAGCTCCACCGCGATGACGCGACCCGCTGCCTGCGCCAGATAGCGCGTCAGGTTGCCGGTGCCGGGGCCGACTTCCAGCACAGTCGAGCCGGGCGTCAACTCCGCCACCGCGACGATCTTTTCCAGCGTGTTCGGATCGTGCAGGAAGTTTTGCCCCAGGCTTTTTTTTGGGTAGATGGCGTGCCGTTCGAGACGTTCTCTATCGTTCATGGTCCATCTTTTAGGTTGTTGGCGACATGATAGGGCGGTGCAGGGCGTGGTTATTGGGCGGGTCTGGTTCCCAGCGCGACGAGGCGCGGCACCGGCATCTGTACAACCTGCCGGTCGCGGACGGTCCGGCTGACCGGCTCGCCGTCTTCGTAGCGCACGTACGCCGTCACCGTCGCGAGGCCGTCGCGGCCCTCCGCCATCACCTGCTGCGTCCCCGCCAGGAGCCACGGCGCGGGCAGATAGAGCGTGGACGCGGGTATGGCTTCGTCCTCAGTGATCAGTGCTGTCGTGACGCGCACCAGCCGGATGGTCATGCCCGGCTCCGGCAGCGTGTCCAGCGGCGGGATGGTGTAGTCGCTTCCACCCGGCGCAACGCCGATCAGGGCCAGCGCGTCGCCGATGGTTGGGCCGAGCACGCGTGTCGCGTACTGCCGCCCATCGGCGGCCAGCGTCACCGGAAACGAGCGCTCGATCTCGATCGCCATGCCGTCATATACGGCGGAATCGGGCGCGGGGCTGATCCGGTCGCCCACGTACAGGCCCAGGTCCAACGGAGCCAACGCATCGGCCACGGTCAGCGCGGTGGTGTGGAGCGTCTGCTCCTGGCCGCCGTCACGCAGAACGATCGCCGCACTGCGTTGCACGGTGAGCGTCTGCGGCGGCGCGTCCCAGGTCTGCGCGGCCAGCGTACTTGCTTCGAGCGGCGTGCCGTCCACCAGGATCACGTCGTACGGGTCCAGCGCGACGCCCTGCTCGGCCAGGATCTCCGCCGGAGTGACCTGCATCGTGCGGATCGTGCGCGTGCTGCCGTCCACATCGACAATGACCGCGTGCGCGCGGCGGACCGTGATGGTCATGCCGTCCTGCGGGCGATCAGGCAGGCCCGGCTCGACCAGATCGCCCGGCTCCACCAGCACGTTTTCCGCGTCGAGCAGCTCCTGCACCGTCGCGGCGCGCGTATAGACCTGCCACGTCCGATCCTCGACGCTGATCGTCACGGCGCGGTGCGTCAGGCGGTAGGCCAGCGCCGCCCCGCCGATCAACAGCACGATCAGCAGCGCCAGCGCCCCGACCCACACACGGCGGTCGC is a window encoding:
- a CDS encoding hemolysin family protein, producing MDSSLTGLLALVGLIALNAVFKMAYASLINAHKARLKDLAEEGDRRASRALTLANDATRILASQQVITLLVHFSIALITVAVLIPPLRDGLVRDDLNATLADVLAYGGVLLVVALLTLVFGEMIPANVALGHADDLAIWAAGLISGLSGVFSPLTRAAQWISNRLAAPLTGLASASLVTEEEIKMMVDAGSEGGAIEFDEKEMIYSIFQFGDTLVREVMVPRIDLVALDISTPLPKALSTIVEAGHSRIPVFEDNIDHLRGLLYAKDLLLMWQNQDYDRSLRDILRPAYFVPETKKAGDLLTELQQRKIHLAIVVDEYGGTAGLVTLEDLIEEIVGEIRDEYDVNEEEVWEKVNDDEYIFDAGIDLDDLNRLLDVELPTDESDTLGGYIFSTLGKVPIIGEQIETDDHLKMEVLTVDDRRIRKIRVQRVPRSEALEDVREEPAASPD
- a CDS encoding ubiquitin-like domain-containing protein; this encodes MTDDTLPSRLFRRRDRRVWVGALALLIVLLIGGAALAYRLTHRAVTISVEDRTWQVYTRAATVQELLDAENVLVEPGDLVEPGLPDRPQDGMTITVRRAHAVIVDVDGSTRTIRTMQVTPAEILAEQGVALDPYDVILVDGTPLEASTLAAQTWDAPPQTLTVQRSAAIVLRDGGQEQTLHTTALTVADALAPLDLGLYVGDRISPAPDSAVYDGMAIEIERSFPVTLAADGRQYATRVLGPTIGDALALIGVAPGGSDYTIPPLDTLPEPGMTIRLVRVTTALITEDEAIPASTLYLPAPWLLAGTQQVMAEGRDGLATVTAYVRYEDGEPVSRTVRDRQVVQMPVPRLVALGTRPAQ
- the rsmA gene encoding 16S rRNA (adenine(1518)-N(6)/adenine(1519)-N(6))-dimethyltransferase RsmA — encoded protein: MNDRERLERHAIYPKKSLGQNFLHDPNTLEKIVAVAELTPGSTVLEVGPGTGNLTRYLAQAAGRVIAVELDDRLVPLLQQEFAAQPHVEVLHGDILEIDLRALVGDAPYTVVANLPYYITSAILRRLLEQGPRPERMVLTVQREVAERLAAAPGDFSLLAVSVQFYGQPEIVAKLNPAAFWPRPDVESAVVRIDVYAVPPVEVPSEQAFFRVVRAGFSQKRKQLRNSLSSGLSLNKARADELLSQAGVDPSRRAETLTLEEWAALTRAVNTE
- a CDS encoding type II toxin-antitoxin system VapC family toxin; this translates as MLTLTEVLIHPLRKGNDPLKQRYHNILVENADFQLLPITARVTESAADLCARYNLRAPDALHIASAIDADCNAFLTNDMRLKRVTEILILVLDELELDSPDYEG